The Campylobacter sp. genome contains the following window.
TTAAAAAGATACCTATCGCCTCAAAGGTATTTGGTAAGTTTATGAATTTTATTGATTTTTATACCCCAATAAATCAAATATCTATATTTGACCATATGTATTTATACTATCAAAAAACAAAGGGTACGGATGCTTAAAAAAGCTAAATGGAAAGACGATTGCTTATCGCCGATTTTATTGGGAATAGATGATTTGTGTGACGGATATTTTAAAAAAGAGCATCAAAAAATTTTCCCATTTTTCGATGCGGGCTATGGCACAACAAACGACGGATCTATTTTTAGCTACCTTAATAAAAACCTACTTCAAAAATATCCCGAAATAAAAATCACATTTTTTTTACCATTTGGCAAAGGAGCTTACTGGGATAAAGATAAATCTATAATTAACGATATTTTTGAGAGGGTTGAATTTGAGGAATTTTTAAATTTTATATTAGATTGCGGCTATGAAATAGCTTATCACGGACACGATCATGGACTAATAAATTCTACACTAGATCCGAGTACTTGGTGTTGTGAGTTTGATCAATATAGCAAAGAAGAGTATTTTGATATCATAAAAAGCGATTTAGCTAAATTTAAAGATAGATTTGGATATGAGGTACATGGCGGAAGAAGCCCTGGTTATAAATTTAAAGATGATTTGATAGATGGATTGTGCGAGTGCGGATTTAAATGGTGGTCTTTTTACTATAGGTCGTTTATAAATAATATCAGCCTGAAGTACAATGGTTATAATATAATCGAGATGCCGTCAAATTTGTCGGGAGATATGTTTAATTATAGCAAAAACCCCGTAAAAAGCGCAGCAAAATATTTTTTAAATTTATATAGACTAGAGCATATGATTAAGTGTGGTCAGGCTGTAAGTATAGCGGAGCATTTTTTTAGAACGAGATTTGATGGTAAGATACAAATGCCGAATATTTATAATGACATAAACTCTTTAGATTTTCTTTTTGGATATCTAAGAAACAAATATGTTTGGTATGCTACTTTTAGCGAATGCGCGAATTATTATGAAAGCTATAACAATACCGATATTCTAGATATGGGAGATGGAGTATTTGAAATAAAATATAAAGGCAGTTGGAAAATGTTTCTAACATTTATCTCGGATCATAGGTATTTACAAAATATACAGACTAAAGAAATTTACGAAGGCTTTATGAAAAACAATAGATGGCTTTTTAATAATTTGGTCGAAGGAACATATAGGGGACATAAAGATGTATTTTGACAGACATTTTTCTTTGATTACCGGATATAGATTCTTGTTAAAAGACGTTATAAAATATATAGCGACAATAGATTCTTTTTTTGATTCTAAGTATAAAATTTTAGATATAGGTTGCGGAAAAAAACCATATAAGAAATTACTAAAAAAATCTGATTACGTAGGTCTTGATGTGTGTGAATGCGAATATGCAAATCCGGATATAATAGGTAGCTCTGAAAATATCCCTTGCGAGAATGATAATTTTGATGCAATTATGACAGTTTTTGTTTTAGATGATTCTTTTTATATTAAGAAGACTTTTTATGAAATTTCAAGAGTGCTTAAAGATGGTGGGTATTATTTTGCTCTTGAAGCGCAAAATGCAAGCATACATAATCCCCCCTTTGATTTTTTTAGATTTGCTCCAAATGCCATGATTAAGCTAGCAAAAGAAGTAAATTTAGAACTTATAAGATATGATACATATGGCGGAGATTTTGCAAACGTAGGCTTTTGTTTTATATCAATTATACGAAATACACTAAGTAGTCTCAGGATAGAACCCTTTTTGGGCCCTATATTTTACTTGCCGATAAACGTAATTTTTAGACTTCTAGATCTAATAGGTAGATTAAAGGTGTTTAAAAATAAATATAAAAATAATTCCTTGGGGTATTTCTATGTTTTTAAGAAAGTAGAGAATGCTTAAAAGGTTTCTTAAGACGATATCTTTATATACTATTTTTTTGATGATTGAAAAAATTTTATCTGTATTATTTTTTTCATATATTGCTAATACTTTAAGCATGAATGATATGGGTGCATATGGACTGTACATGACTATATATGTATTTTTATCTTTTTTACTATCGCTAGAATTTAAATCCGGATACGCAAGATATTACTACGAATATTCTACAGAAGAATCCAGATATAAATTATTTTGCGGCATCGTTAATGTTACATTTCTTTCTCATATGATTATGGGTATATTGTTATTGTGTATTATAAATTATTTTAATTTATTGAGTTGGAAAATTTTTATTGCTTTGTCTATTTTATCATTTTCTGATAGCCTGATATATCTTATACAGTATCAAAAAAGGTTGGAAGAAAAGGATATGCAGTATGGAATAATTATAATCAGTAAGATACTCTTAACAATTATATTTTATTTTATTATAAAAAGTTACGATATGGGGGGTAGTGCGATCGATATAATATATGCTATGTTGTTTTCTAGCACAGTTGTCTCCCTGGTTAGTTATTTTAGCTTTTTTATTAAAGGTTGGCTGTTTGGCGTAAATTATCATATTACAAGGAATTCCTTTTTATTTTCCATAAAAATTGCGCCCGGTATTGTCGGGTCATATCTATCATCATTAAGCCCGCAATTTATCATTGATAAAGTTTTTTTAAATAGAGAATTTAATGGAATTTTTTCGGTTTACCAGAAAATCGCATCAACTATTTATATTATGTTCGATCCGCTTTATATAGTTTTTTCTCAGAGAGTCCTTAAATTTTATAAGGAAAAGAATTTTATCGGAATCTATAAGATGATGCTTAATATAATTTTTAACGGATATGGATTTATGATGTGCATTTTTATTTTGGGCTCATATTATGTCGTATATATATTTGCGGGAGAGAAATATATAGAGTATCAGCACTTCCTATTCATATTTTTATTCAGCGGATATTGCACATTGATTTCGAGAATTCTTGAATTAAATATCCAGATTTCTGGGAAAAGTCATTATTTTTCTTATTTGGAGATATTTGTAGGAGCGCTAAGCGTATCTTCTCTTTTGTTTTGTGCATATTATTTTGATTTTTACTTCTTTATATATTGTATAGCGGTTATTTCTTTTTTTAGATTCGTTGTATATATGGTAGTTTCCAAAAAAATATATCCAAAATTATTTTTAGGGTATTTTTATTATTTGTTATTTTTATTCTTTCCTAGTATAATTTATATCTTTAAAATATTTGACATACTATCGGAAGTTTTATTATTTCTATTAACTCTGATTTTTTATAGTTGGTTGGCTATTAGGGCAATCAAAGAATACAAAAGCTGTCCGCGTATAGGGGAAGCATAATGTTATATTATCTAAAGCGACTATATTCTACTCCATTTCGCATAGTTTTGATGAAGCTATTTAATAAAATAACTGTTTTTTTAAATAACTTTATCAATCGTCGCACTGATTTTATAAATAAAAATACTCATATAAATTTTAACATTCCGATCATCAAAACTAGCTATATAAGCACAAAAGAGCTCGACCTATCAAATATAGATCTGGATGTTGCAAGATATCTATCTAAAATGTACATTGAGCATAAATTTGATCTGCTCGGTAGCGGCTGGGTAAAAAATAGCTATGATAGCGCGGCACTCGGGCTTGAGGGCTACAAATACGATATGAACGTCGCAGCGCCCGCAAACGCGCTAGAGGGCTACGAGCTGATTGATTGGCAAAAGGATTTTAAAAGCGGCTTTCGCTGGGATGAAAAAAAATGGTACAAAGATCAGCGCATAGCCCATAAGCCCGGTAGCGATATAAAGGTGCCGTGGGAGCTTGCGAGATTTCAGCACTTGCCGCAGCTTGCTATTTTTGCGATGGCGAATCCGAGCTTAAAAGAGCAAAATTTAAAAGAATTTAAAAACCAAATTTTAGATTTTATCCAGAATAATCCGCCTCGAATGGGCGTAAATTGGACCTGCACGATGGACGTGGGTATCAGGGTCGCCAATATGCTGGCGGCTTACGATATGTTTTGCCAGATGGATGAGGGCGGAATTTTGGATCAAAATTTCAAGCAGACCTTTTCAAGTAGCGTCTACGAGCATGCGCTTCATATCGTAAATAATCTGGAGTATTCGCCGCATCTTACGTCAAATCACTATCTAAGCGACATCGCGGGTTTGCTGCAAGCTTGCGCGTATCTAGACGGCAGCGGCGAGATGGACGCATGGCTGGCGTTTGCCGTACAAGAGATAATCTGCGAAATGAAAAAGGAATTTTACGAAGACGGCGGAAATTTTGAGAGTTCTACGAGCTATCACCGCCTAAGTGGCGAGCTAATGGCATATAGCGCGGCTCTGATACTGGGTCTAAAAAGCGAAAAAATTTCATCTTTGCAAAATTACGACGCAAAGCTTTGGCGCAAAAAGCCGAAACTCTTGCCGCCGGACGAGCAGGAATTTAAAATTTCGGACGGCAAAATCGCGCTGCCGCAGTGGTTCGTGGACAGGCTGTATAAAATCGGCAGGTTTACCGCAGACATTACAAAACCAAACGGCGAAATACCGCAATTCGGCGATAACGACAGCGGTAGGTTTTTTAAATTTAGCCCAAACGGCGAGTTCTTGAGCAACGAACAAGCCGTGCGAAAATATCTAAATTTGAGCGGCTTTGAGGGCGGCGACGAGCCGTTTTGGGACGAAAATATCTTAAACCACTCCACGCTAATTAGCTGCATGGATGGGATTTTTGACGATGAGATATTTAAAAATGGTATTTGCTTTGAGCGGAGTTTTGCGAGAGCTCTTGCAGGGCGCACGCTGCAAGTAGGCGATAAAACATATAAAAGCCAGGTTGCTTCGGGCGTAAAATTTAGCGAACTGCCATATCAAAAAAGGATGGAATTTAAAATTCCAAATTCGCAAGAGATCAAAAATCTATTTTATCCGGACAGTGGAATTTTTATCTTTAAATCCAGCAAATTTTACCTCGCTATCTGCGCTACGCCGCTTGGGCAAAAGGGTCACGGCGGACATACGCACAACGATAAGCTGGGCTACGAGCTGCGGATAGACGGGCTGGATATAGCAAGAGATCCCGGCACCTATCTTTATACGCCGATCCCCGGCAGGAGAAATGAATTTAGAAGCGTCAAGGCCCACAACGTGCCGATTATAGGCGATTTGGAACAAAATAGTTGGGGCGAAGGAGCGATCGGATTATTTGGAATGTTTGCGGAATGCAGATGCGAAGTGGCGGATTTTGGAGAAAATTTTATAAGTCTCGCCGCAGAATACAAAGGCGTAAAGATAATTAGAAAATTTGAGGTAAAAGAGGGTAGCCTAGAGATTATTGATATAGCAAATAGGGAATTTTATTATAGTAAATTTGAGTTATATTCAAATGGATATGGGAAGTTGATGAAAAATGTCTAAAAAAGTTTTAATGGCCGTTGCGAATTACTATACTTCGCCGTTTCAGGTCGGCAGTCATCATTATGCCAGAGCATTTGAAAAACTAGGATATGAGGTGCTTTTTATCTCAAATCCCATCTCGCCGATACATAAAATTTTTGCAAATAGCAATGAGCTGAAAGAGCGGGAAAGAATTTATAAAAAAGGAGGTGAAAGTGCGGGGAGCATTTTTTATTATGTTCCGCGCTCCCTTTTTACTCCTCAAAACAAGCCATTTCTATCGTCGAATTTCGTTTTAAATAATTGGCAAAATTTTACGTGCCCGAATTTGCTAAATTTTATAAAAGAGCGGGGTTTTGGCGAGGTTGATATATTGTGGTTTGATAGCCCGTTGTTCGGCTTTTTGCTGGATACCATAACTTATAAAAAATCGATTTTAAGGATAGCTGATTATTCAAAAGGTTTTAATGCAGTTTCTGATACTCAGTTTAAAGCCGAGATAAATATCGCGAATAAGGTAGATGCAGTCATTTATACGGCCAAAAATTTAAAGGAAAAATACGATCAAATAAAAGATAAATCTAAAATGAAATATGTACCAAATGGCATTGATCTTGATTTCTTTAAAGCGGCAGATAGGTCTTTGCCGCAGGAGCTTGAAGATATTCCTGAGCCTAGGGTAATTTACGTAGGCGCAATACATGATTGGTTTGATGTGGATTTAGTATATTACTGTGCTAAAAATTTGCCAAATTATAGTTTTATTATAATAGGTCCGGAGCAAAAAGATCTATCTTTACTTAAAAAGCTAAAAAACATCCATATTTTGGGCTCTATTCCATATGCTAAGATCCCTGCGTTTTTATATAATTCGCAGGTGGGCATAATTCCTTTTAATGTTAAGGATTATCCTGATTTAGTAAATAGTATAAATCCTTTAAAGATGTATGAGTATCTTGCCTGTGGATTAAAAGTCGTCAGTGTTGAGTGGGAGCAGATTAAAGATATGAGTGATATAATTTATTTGGTTAATACAAAAGACGAGTTTTGCAATGCAATAAAATATAGCCATGGTAAAGAATATGATTTGCAGAAACTTTCTTGGTTCTGTATCTTAAAATTTTTTTTGAAGGGAATCGGTATATATGTGGATTAAATATTATATTATAGGTATAAGATATGCTGTTTGTCAATGCTAGGTTTTTAACCCAAAATATCACTGGAGTTCAAAGATTCGCAATTGAAATTTCATTGTGGCTTAAAAGGATATTGAAAGATAATATTCGATTCATTGCTCCAAAAAATATAATTCACATAGATGTGGCAAAAGAGTTAGATGTAATTCGTATTGGAAATTTACAAGGATATCTATGGGAGCAATTGGAATTATCAAGGTTTTTGGTAAAGAGACAGAACCCATTGTTATTAAATTTAGCCAATATGGCGCCAGTATTCTATAAAAATAAAGTTACGGTCATACATAGTTTGTCTTTTTTAAATAAGGAATGGAATTCTTTTTTATTTCATAATATGTATAAATTTCTAATTCCGTTGATAATAAAAAATAGTAAATTCATTTTTACGGTAAGTAATTATACGAAACAGGAAATATTATCATACTATAAAAATATATATAATTTACATCGCAATATAGATGTTGTATATAATAGTTATATTGTTCGAAGTAAAAATAACATAGTAAGTAATATTTTTAATGACAATATTGAAGAATATATTTTATATGTTGGATCGGTTTCTAAGAGTAAAAATATAGTAAATTTGATTAAAGCTATAAATAATATAAATAGTAAAAATAAAAAAATTCTATTATACATAGTGGGCGGCTGTGATCAAAAAATATTTCGTTCAAGCGATATAGCTAGTAACGAATACGTAAGATTTGTTGGACAAATTAATGATGAAAATATCTTAATGGCTTATTATCAGAATGCGACCGCTTTTGTTTTTCCATCATTATATGAAAGCTTTGGAATTCCACCGATTGAAGCCCAGGCATGTGGTTGCCCGGTATTGTGTTCAGGAACTACGAGTTTGCCGGAGATTTGCGGTAGCGGTGCTTTGTATTTTGATCCAACAAATATTCATGACATAGAAGCAAAGATAGAATTGGTTTTAGATAATAAAAATTTACAAAACGAGCTTCGCGCTAAAGGTTTTGAAAATATTAAGCGATTCAGCTGGGAGGAATCGGCACATAAAATTATAAATTTAGTAAAT
Protein-coding sequences here:
- a CDS encoding class I SAM-dependent methyltransferase, translated to MYFDRHFSLITGYRFLLKDVIKYIATIDSFFDSKYKILDIGCGKKPYKKLLKKSDYVGLDVCECEYANPDIIGSSENIPCENDNFDAIMTVFVLDDSFYIKKTFYEISRVLKDGGYYFALEAQNASIHNPPFDFFRFAPNAMIKLAKEVNLELIRYDTYGGDFANVGFCFISIIRNTLSSLRIEPFLGPIFYLPINVIFRLLDLIGRLKVFKNKYKNNSLGYFYVFKKVENA
- a CDS encoding heparinase II/III family protein produces the protein MLYYLKRLYSTPFRIVLMKLFNKITVFLNNFINRRTDFINKNTHINFNIPIIKTSYISTKELDLSNIDLDVARYLSKMYIEHKFDLLGSGWVKNSYDSAALGLEGYKYDMNVAAPANALEGYELIDWQKDFKSGFRWDEKKWYKDQRIAHKPGSDIKVPWELARFQHLPQLAIFAMANPSLKEQNLKEFKNQILDFIQNNPPRMGVNWTCTMDVGIRVANMLAAYDMFCQMDEGGILDQNFKQTFSSSVYEHALHIVNNLEYSPHLTSNHYLSDIAGLLQACAYLDGSGEMDAWLAFAVQEIICEMKKEFYEDGGNFESSTSYHRLSGELMAYSAALILGLKSEKISSLQNYDAKLWRKKPKLLPPDEQEFKISDGKIALPQWFVDRLYKIGRFTADITKPNGEIPQFGDNDSGRFFKFSPNGEFLSNEQAVRKYLNLSGFEGGDEPFWDENILNHSTLISCMDGIFDDEIFKNGICFERSFARALAGRTLQVGDKTYKSQVASGVKFSELPYQKRMEFKIPNSQEIKNLFYPDSGIFIFKSSKFYLAICATPLGQKGHGGHTHNDKLGYELRIDGLDIARDPGTYLYTPIPGRRNEFRSVKAHNVPIIGDLEQNSWGEGAIGLFGMFAECRCEVADFGENFISLAAEYKGVKIIRKFEVKEGSLEIIDIANREFYYSKFELYSNGYGKLMKNV
- a CDS encoding glycosyltransferase, giving the protein MSKKVLMAVANYYTSPFQVGSHHYARAFEKLGYEVLFISNPISPIHKIFANSNELKERERIYKKGGESAGSIFYYVPRSLFTPQNKPFLSSNFVLNNWQNFTCPNLLNFIKERGFGEVDILWFDSPLFGFLLDTITYKKSILRIADYSKGFNAVSDTQFKAEINIANKVDAVIYTAKNLKEKYDQIKDKSKMKYVPNGIDLDFFKAADRSLPQELEDIPEPRVIYVGAIHDWFDVDLVYYCAKNLPNYSFIIIGPEQKDLSLLKKLKNIHILGSIPYAKIPAFLYNSQVGIIPFNVKDYPDLVNSINPLKMYEYLACGLKVVSVEWEQIKDMSDIIYLVNTKDEFCNAIKYSHGKEYDLQKLSWFCILKFFLKGIGIYVD
- a CDS encoding glycosyltransferase family 1 protein, encoding MLFVNARFLTQNITGVQRFAIEISLWLKRILKDNIRFIAPKNIIHIDVAKELDVIRIGNLQGYLWEQLELSRFLVKRQNPLLLNLANMAPVFYKNKVTVIHSLSFLNKEWNSFLFHNMYKFLIPLIIKNSKFIFTVSNYTKQEILSYYKNIYNLHRNIDVVYNSYIVRSKNNIVSNIFNDNIEEYILYVGSVSKSKNIVNLIKAINNINSKNKKILLYIVGGCDQKIFRSSDIASNEYVRFVGQINDENILMAYYQNATAFVFPSLYESFGIPPIEAQACGCPVLCSGTTSLPEICGSGALYFDPTNIHDIEAKIELVLDNKNLQNELRAKGFENIKRFSWEESAHKIINLVNKL